One part of the Acetoanaerobium sticklandii genome encodes these proteins:
- a CDS encoding OmpA/MotB family protein, whose product MFSFSSIDAKKFEAIIQSFSGALGVLDGGTTVQNAPMLDSGLMDENTSSEVLEMQNFQKLEDTIQEYLDKNQLSESVTVLEEEAGLLLRFQDNILFDSGSADLKPESLEIMSYIAQLLNAEDFKDKFISIEGHTDDVPMNSPRYPSNWELSVGRSSNVVRFLVENNNMDPKRISASGYSEYHPVAQNDTAENRAKNRRVDILILKTVHYKDSSKNQ is encoded by the coding sequence TTGTTCTCTTTTTCATCGATAGATGCCAAAAAATTTGAAGCGATAATTCAATCATTTAGTGGAGCTTTAGGAGTGCTAGACGGAGGAACGACAGTTCAAAATGCTCCGATGCTTGATAGTGGATTAATGGATGAAAATACATCGAGCGAAGTTCTTGAAATGCAAAATTTTCAAAAGTTAGAGGATACTATCCAAGAATACTTAGATAAAAATCAGCTTTCAGAGAGTGTTACAGTTTTGGAAGAGGAGGCTGGACTTTTACTTAGATTTCAAGATAATATACTTTTTGATTCAGGAAGCGCAGACTTGAAACCTGAATCATTAGAGATAATGAGTTATATAGCTCAACTTCTTAACGCTGAAGATTTCAAAGACAAGTTCATAAGCATTGAAGGTCACACGGATGATGTTCCTATGAATAGCCCGAGATACCCTTCGAACTGGGAACTTTCTGTAGGAAGATCTAGCAATGTGGTTAGATTTTTAGTTGAAAATAATAATATGGACCCTAAGAGGATTTCGGCATCTGGATATAGCGAGTATCATCCTGTAGCACAAAATGATACTGCTGAAAACAGAGCAAAAAACAGAAGGGTTGATATATTGATTTTAAAGACTGTTCATTATAAAGATTCTTCAAAAAACCAATAA
- a CDS encoding flagellar motor protein MotB has product MAKKQKPEECKQKVAEYMLTYGDMMTLLLCSFVLFFIDRCQKI; this is encoded by the coding sequence ATGGCTAAGAAACAAAAGCCAGAAGAGTGCAAGCAAAAAGTTGCCGAATATATGCTTACATACGGAGATATGATGACCTTGCTTCTTTGTTCTTTTGTTCTCTTTTTCATCGATAGATGCCAAAAAATTTGA
- a CDS encoding motility protein A codes for MDLSTIIGIVSGLILIIVSIMLNGSIGAFLDPASIMIVVGGTLAATLVAFPIPQVKDIIKLTQKTFANRDSNPSKIINDIITLANKARKEGLLSLEEATEALDDEFLKKGLMLVVDGTDPELVRNLLETELDFIEQRHKAGQGLFESMATAAPGFGMIGTLIGLINMLGSLDDPSTIGPSMSVALITTLYGSLIANLFFTPMANKLKVKSGEEILEREIMVEGLLSIQAGENPRIIEEKLKAFLPPSMRVGIGAGNGGED; via the coding sequence TAGTTTCGGGTTTGATATTGATTATAGTTTCGATTATGCTTAACGGAAGCATAGGGGCCTTCCTTGATCCTGCTTCTATTATGATTGTTGTAGGGGGTACACTTGCAGCCACATTAGTTGCTTTTCCTATACCTCAAGTAAAAGATATAATAAAGCTGACTCAAAAAACATTTGCTAATAGGGACTCTAATCCAAGTAAAATAATTAATGATATTATTACATTAGCAAATAAAGCTAGAAAAGAAGGATTATTATCTCTTGAAGAAGCTACTGAAGCTTTGGATGATGAATTCTTAAAAAAAGGGCTTATGTTAGTTGTAGATGGAACTGATCCAGAACTAGTTAGGAACCTTCTTGAAACGGAACTTGATTTTATCGAGCAACGTCATAAAGCAGGTCAAGGTTTGTTTGAATCAATGGCAACAGCAGCACCGGGATTTGGTATGATTGGTACGCTTATCGGTCTTATAAATATGCTTGGAAGTCTGGATGACCCATCAACTATAGGTCCATCAATGTCGGTAGCTTTAATCACTACACTGTATGGATCACTTATAGCCAACTTATTTTTTACTCCTATGGCAAATAAGCTTAAAGTAAAAAGTGGAGAAGAAATATTAGAAAGAGAAATAATGGTTGAAGGACTTTTATCTATTCAAGCTGGAGAAAATCCAAGAATTATAGAAGAAAAGCTTAAAGCGTTTTTACCACCTTCTATGAGAGTTGGAATAGGAGCTGGAAATGGAGGAGAAGATTAA